In Gadus morhua chromosome 2, gadMor3.0, whole genome shotgun sequence, the DNA window CGGCTGGTCAACGTAGATGCCGATGGTGGAGACGAGAGGCAGCTGCACGTCCACGTTCTCCCCGTTGTGCCAGATGTTGTAGGAGGACCCGGCCCAGCCGGCCCCCCAGGAACCGGGGTTCTCCCCAAGACCACAGCTGCCCTCTGAGGCCTTGCGGCTGGCAGACTCCAAGACTACGCCGATCACCACCCAGCCATAGTAGTCCACTTCCCAGTATCCACGGTAGCCCAGGATCCCCTCCTTGCAGAGCACCTTcacacaggagagaggagagaacatcAGGGACTTCATTCGTTTCGTTGAGGTTATAATACGCCTCCGCTCTCAAACCCTGTcaaaattcattcattcacctgACACCCGATAATAGATTTGGTCAATCGTGTCATTCAACTAGTCTGACTATTGAAGAACTGTGGTCGGAGGGAACACAGCCAGATCTCAACGGAGGGCCCCACCTGTGGGGTGCTGTCATATCTATCTGGTCTGTTGGGGTACGGGCACACGGCGTCCGTTGTCCGGGCCACCTTGGTCCCGTTCTCAGAGATCCACAGAAGCTTCATGGCGGTCTTGTCATCCAAGGTGAGGGGCAGCCAGTCTGAGGGAGTAAAGTGGCGGAACAaccgagagggaaagagaaatagGATTAATGAATAAAGATAGTTGATTCAGTAATTGTACAAAAGGGGAGAAAAATGTGAAGTACCATCAGAAAACTTTCAGGATGTCTAAGTGTAAAAATAACAGCTGGCGTATAATTGAGGTGCTTTGATGAAGTCTTGCATGTTTAGTTGTCAGAGATGATGTGTTATCCTTACGTTTCAACAGGTCAGCCCTGTTGGTGGGCTCTGGGAGATTCGGGTCATAAGGGGGGGTCTTAACTGAAGGAGAAGAATGATAGAAATATATATCAGAGGAATATTCATGATGTACTCCATTCAGGCTGCCAATTTAAATGGACCACCTGTGTTTGATTATTGACTTCCCCAAAGCCAATGCAATACATTGACTTCCCCAAAGCAACATGTTAATGTTGCTTTGAGGAGGTTTTACCTTCATTGCTGCCTTTCTTTCCTAGAGGAAAAACAAGATGAAAATAATTGTTCGGGGGTTAGGTTGTTTGCATCTGCAGCAGCGCTTGTGTGCCACTTAGAAAACAGTGAGAGAGCAAATGGCTGTCATGTTGGAATGGCGTGCCTTTATTAAGCCATATGCCATGCGCCATTATCATGCAAGCAATGGTTGGATAGAATCTCCATCAGCCTCTCCATTCTTATTCCAGTCTCCATTCTTTTTCCGGAGCATTCCCGATGACACGCCTCCTCTATCGCTATTAAAACAAGGATGGCATGGACGACACCTGACACACGCTCTCCTTACACTGATGCATACAGTTTACCCAGGACTGCCGAGCTTTAGGTTACAGCACCCGGAAAGCCAAGTAGGCGAGCTTCCACCATGGTGGTGCCCTGACAGGTGGGGTCTGAGGGTCTAAATATACACAGTTCATCTGGTGCCCAAGTCACTTCACAACAAAACTGCAAACATGCGTAGTTTGCACAAGGTAGCGCAACCCCCAGACCACGCAATCTGATAAAATTAAGTGGTCACCGGTATTCAAAAGGAAGACGTAACGTTTTAATTTAGGCCTATATTAAACACCCTACCCGATTCAATTCTGTAACGCCATTAGTCAGACCTGCGTCGTAGGGTATGGTTTTGGTCAATAATGGTCAAATCAGGTGTCGTCTCTGTAGGCAAGGGCCCCCATGATCTAGATGGATGCATTTGCTACGCAAACTACCATCAGTTCAATCAGACCTAGATCGATGCCCGCTCTCAACGCAGCAGGTGCCCCTCCAGGAACAGCAGGTAGGCCTCTCAGGACAGCACCATAGGGGACAAACCGCAGCCAGATACATGGTCCAGTAAAATACGGCCATAATGTGTGGCACTAGAAGCTCTGTTATTATAAAGGCGACAGTAACCTCATCTAAGCTGGGCAAGCACTGTTATATTATAAAACAAGTTTT includes these proteins:
- the zgc:195001 gene encoding tripartite motif-containing protein 16-like protein isoform X2, with the protein product MPAPKKGVKTPPYDPNLPEPTNRADLLKHWLPLTLDDKTAMKLLWISENGTKVARTTDAVCPYPNRPDRYDSTPQVLCKEGILGYRGYWEVDYYGWVVIGVVLESASRKASEGSCGLGENPGSWGAGWAGSSYNIWHNGENVDVQLPLVSTIGIYVDQPAGIIKFFIVEGEGEREVRLLHKYKATLTEKAFPGLWIGTKSHCILRKSDQ
- the zgc:195001 gene encoding tripartite motif-containing protein 16-like protein isoform X1; amino-acid sequence: MPAPKKGGKKGSNEVKTPPYDPNLPEPTNRADLLKHWLPLTLDDKTAMKLLWISENGTKVARTTDAVCPYPNRPDRYDSTPQVLCKEGILGYRGYWEVDYYGWVVIGVVLESASRKASEGSCGLGENPGSWGAGWAGSSYNIWHNGENVDVQLPLVSTIGIYVDQPAGIIKFFIVEGEGEREVRLLHKYKATLTEKAFPGLWIGTKSHCILRKSDQ